In the Oncorhynchus keta strain PuntledgeMale-10-30-2019 chromosome 14, Oket_V2, whole genome shotgun sequence genome, one interval contains:
- the LOC127906046 gene encoding cyclic nucleotide-gated cation channel beta-3-like — MIFDMLMRLESVVYLPGDFVCKKGEIGREMYIIKQGAVQVVGRPDLKTVFVTIRAGSVFGEIRKMLTKNKKPEEKAEVKETAEVIPDRPETPKLLKAALVVTEQAGIKGTFAKLKEGYKPTETESSGLHIPPPSPMVHRRSPIPPTHPRVEDDEDAASRDERQHDAHPHDMPSQKRGAPVR; from the exons ATGATATTTGACATGTTGATGAGGCTCGAGTCTGTGGTATACCTGCCTGGGGACTTTGTCTGTAAAAAG GGTGAGATCGGCAGGGAGATGTATATCATCAAGCAGGGGGCGGTTCAGGTGGTGGGACGACCTGATTTGAAAACTGTGTTTGTAACAATCAGGGCCGGCTCTGTGTTTGGAGAAATCAG gAAAATGCTGACTAAGAATAAGAAGCCAGAGGAAAAGGCAGAGGTGAAGGAGACTGCCGAGGTGATCCCAGACAGGCCAGAGACCCCCAAGCTGTTGAAAGCAGCCCTGGTGGTTACAGAGCAGGCAGGCATTAAGGGCACCTTTGCCAAGCTGAAAGAGGGCTACAAACCTACTGAGACTGAG TCCTCTGGACTCCAcatacctcctccctccccgatggTGCACCGTCGCTCCCCCATCCCCCCTACACATCCTCGCGTCGAGGATGACGAAGATGCGGCTTCCCGAGACGAACGACAGCATGATGCTCATCCTCATGACATGCCGTCACAAAAGCGAGGAGCTCCTGTCCGTTGA